TACTTTTTGATCCCAACTACATTTTTTACATTCTAATATTGTCGCAATTTTTTCTTCATTTCCATAAAGTATGAAATGACCGAGGTTACGCTCAAGCGCATCGATCACCGCATCGATAACTTCCTGATCTTCCGCCGCAGCAACTGCAATTGTTTTCTTGGCTGCTTGGGTTGCTTTGTCAATAAGTGATTCCAGCAACAGTTGTCATCAACCCCTTCTATTAAGAACTGCAACTCCATTCTTAATTATGCAAGAATCATGCCAACAACTCATTTGGTGAAAACGCTTCACTTTTCATACTCAAGTATGAAAAATATTTCATACAATGAAAATTACTGCGTGCTATTTTTTTCAATCTCGTATTTATCCAGTTTATAATATAAATTTCTTACAGACAACCCCAATGTCTTTGCTGTTAATGTTTTATTTCCATTTAAGCGCTTTAATGTTTGCTGAATAATATTTGCTTCATACACTTCTATCATTTCGGCAAGTGTTTGTTGTAATGGGGAAGTTTCTTCTATAGTAATCGAAGATACTGGGATTTCATTTATGGTTTTGCGGTTATTCAATTCTGGCAAATGATGGACATCAATGAATGTTTCGGTATAGTTCATAAAAATAATCGCCCGACCTAAAATATTTTCTAATTCCCGAACATTCCCTGGCCAATTATAAGCCATTAATTGTATTAAGGCCGCACTTGTAATTCCTTCCACATTTCGTCCATAATCGCGATTAATTTTTTGAATTAGCCGCTCACAAAGGGCTGGAATCTCATCCTTTCGCTTTCTAAGCGGCGGAATTTGAATCGGCATGCGATTCAGACGATAATATAAGTCTTCCCTAAAGGTGCCCGCGGCAATACCCTTTTCAAGATTAACGTTCGTTGCTGCAACAATTCGTACATTAATGGTGATCGGCTTGGTCCCGCCTACACGAATGATTTCATTTTCCTGTAGAACCCTTAGTAACTTTGCTTGCGTATTTGCTGAAAGTTCACCAATTTCATCAAGGAAAATACTGCCATTATTCGCTTCTTCAAACAAGCCTCTTTTTCCGCCCCTTACAGCGCCGGAGAACGCTCCTTCCTCGTATCCAAACAATTCGCTTTCTAGCAATGACTCAGAAATCGCTGCACAGTTTACACGGATAAACTTGTTATATTTACGGTCACTTGCATTATGAATAGCGTGAGCAAACAGCTCTTTCCCCGTTCCCGATTCACCACGAAGTAGGACGGTTGCAGGAGTTTTCGCGCCAAGCTTGGCCTGTTCTATAGCCAGCATCATTTCATCTGAAGTGCCAATAATATCCTCAAAGGTATACTTTGCTTCAAGCTTGCGGATAATTTGCCTTGCTCTGTTTAATTCTCGGCTGAGCGATTTCATTTCTGACATGTCATGAATGACGCCAACACTTCCCTTTAGCTTTCCATTTACGATAATCGGGGCAACATTTACGATCACTTCTTTTTCATTAGGTCCTACTCTCATCGGAACTCCGCGTACAGCTCTCCTTGTTTGCAAAACTTTCATATGCATACTTTCACCTTCAGAAATATCAGCTGTAGCGGGCTTACCAATAACCCGATCTTCTGTAAGGCCTGTAATTCTTGTATAAGCAGGATTAATCAAAATTCCCCTGCCATTTTCATCTACTACAGAGATGGCGTCATCACTCGAGTGAATGATTGCCTGCAGCATTGTTTGAATTTCCTTTAAATTTGTAATCTCTTCAGCCAAATTGACTACCTCTGTTATATCCTTAAAAACCGCGACTGCCCCAATCAATTCGCCGTTTTCTTCCATGATAGGGATCCTGGTCGTAATAATTTTCCGGCCATTGCCCAAGACCATTTCTTGATTAGTCTCTATCCTTCTTGTTTCAAGGATGATGGGCAGCCTGCTTTCTGAGATCACGTCTATTACAAATTCCCCAATTGCCTGATCTTTTTTTACTCCCATCATTTCTTCAGCACGGCGATTAAATAAAATAATGGTCCCGTGATGATTGATAACCACCATACCATCATTTGTCGCATTAAAGATTAATTCCTGAAAATAGGATTCATTTTGATGTTTTTTTAATAATTCTTCTTTCTCTTCCATTAATGTTGAAAAAAGAAACGCTACACTGCCAGGAATCAATACTGTTTTTTTACTTTTCGTGTTCCTTAATGATTGGAACACACGATCATCCCCAGTGACTTCAATAATAATATCAATGTTATCATTTAAAAATGGGTACCATTCTGTCCCTATTTTAATCCCTTCCTGCTGTGCCAGCTTCATCCCAGGTGCGTCCAAATTACGATCAATTACGACATAAACATTTAGTACTTCGGATTCTTTAAGTATTTTCAATATGGCGGTCCCGCCTTTTCCCGCTCCAACAATCATGACATTTTGCATTTTTAATTTCTCCTTCTAAAAGGATTACTGCTTGAAAAAAACATCATATACTATTTGAATATATTGCAATATTTTTCAAATTTTATTTTATCCTTCAAGCGGCAAACTTGACAAATTTCAACTATGTAATATTATTTTTTTGAGATGGTGTTTTTTTCAAATTCAAGTGGAAGGACTTATTTATGATACGGATTATTGCCCTTATGATTTTATTAATTCCCGGTTTTATGGCTGCTTGGGGAATTAAATTAATGCGTGATATGACATTCGGGATTCTCCAAGCACCATTTCCGAACTTATGGATCCAGTTTCTTGCCGGGCTTGTATTTTTTATCGGAGGACTAGGATTTGTTGCAGGGTTCATTTTTCATCGTGACCGAAAAAGAAATAATGTTCAAACTAAATTTAAAAAGATGAAATAAGGGACCGTCACATTTGCGGTCCCTTTTCATATTCTCCCCTTATCCGCAATGCCTTTACAGGATCATCAGTAATAAAAGCGGTGCAGTTCACTTGAAACAATCGGCTCATATCCCGTTCCCGATTCACTGTGTATGGACGTACCGCAATTCCATTCTCCATCGTCATTTTTATAACCGAATCAGAGATGCCGGAGTACTTCGGATGAATTCCTTTTGCACGAATGGATTGGGAGTATATCCATGGCATATAAATCCCTTCGATAAAGAGAGGGGCTGTTTCAATTTCTGGCGCCAGCTGATAGCTGTAGACAATACTGTAATGGTTAAACGAGGAAATAATAATCCGATTGGCCAAATCGTATTTACGAATCAGCTCAATCACCTTTTTCTCCATTCCTTCGTACGGGAAAAGGCCGTTTTTTAATTCTATATTACAAACCAGCTTGTTTGTTTTAAGCCATTCCAGCACTTCTTCCAATGCAGGAATTGGTTCCTTTCTGATTCCTTTTTTGTTGGCATTCAGCTTTCGAATCTCTTTAAAAGTTAATTCCTTCACAAAGCCGTTTCCACCTGTCGTGCGGTCCACTTTTTCATCGTGGATCACCACAATTTCACCGTCTTTTGTTAACTGTGTATCAAGCTCTATTCCATCAGCACCCGCCTTTTGAGCAGCTACAAAAGCACTCATGGTATTTTCAGCATAAGCTGCAGAATAGCCGCGATGAGCAAAAATTTGCGTCACTTTTCTCACTTCCTTATTGATCGAAATCACACCCCATTCTTACGGTTAACCAGTCCCTTGAACAATGATCAAAAATAGCTGTTTAAAACAGCTTATGCTAAAAAAGCTGCAGACTCGCATTAATTTTTCATGAAGGGTGCTTAATATCAAAAAAAGCCTCATATTGAGGCTTTTTTTGATATTAAGATGCTTTATGTTCCAAACGCAGCTTATCAGCAACCATGGCAATGAACTCGCTGTTTGTAGGTTTGGCTTTAGACATACTAACTGTATAACCGAATAAGGAGGAGATAGAATCGATATTTCCTCTGCTCCAGGCCACTTCGATCGCATGCCTAATCGCTCTTTCCACACGGCTAGCCGTTGTGTTATATTTTTTTGCAATGTCAGGATACAAAACTTTTGTAATCGAACCCAATAATTCAATATCATTAAAAACCATAGAAATGGCTTCACGTAAATATAAGTAACCCTTAATATGTGCTGGTACACCAATCTCATGAATTATGCTTGTAATGCTTGCATCCAGATTTTTCGGTTTTGCTTCCTGCTGAGGGCGATAACTTTGAGCCGGTACCTTTCGAGAGGAAAACGATGCGCTGCTTCCGCTGACCTGGCGAATATGGCTGCCCAAATTCTCCATATCAAATGGTTTAAGGATAAAATAGGATGCCCCAAGTTCTACAGCTTTTTTCGTTACATCTTCCTGACCGAATGCTGTCAGCATAATGACATTCGGTAAAACTCCTTTTCTCATTTCACGAAGACGCTCTAGAACTGCCAATCCGTCAAGATGAGGCATAATAATATCCAATACAAGAACATCAGGATCTACCGAGCTGATTAAATCCAGGCATTCCTGTCCATTATGTGCAATTCCTACAACTTCCATATCATCTTGTGAAGAAATATAATCCTCTAATAAGCCAACCAATTCCCTATTATCATCAACTATACAAACTTTAATTTTCTTCAATTCGTCTTCCTCCTCGACTCAATCCAAATCTATATTTAATGTATTCTTCATGTTCCTTTAAACATAATCCCTTAACTCTATTCTAAATAAGAAATTCGACAATGCAACAAAAATTCCTCTGCTTTTTTTAAGATTTCTTAAAATAGTGATAAAATCTTATCTTTTCTTTATTTTTCTCTTTTTTTCGACTAATTTCAATTCATAATCCTGCTCCACTATCGAATTGTCGAAAAATCCTTATGTAATAAAAAAGCAAAATAGGAAATTTGTCCTATTTTGCTTCCATTTTAGCTAGCTTTATTTTTAGGCATATCATAAATGTTAATTCCCGCTTCATCTAACATCCATTCAATATGAACCCCATATCCCGAAGTTGGATCATTAACAAAAACATGTGTTACTGCTCCAACAAGCTTTCCATCTTGAATAATAGGGCTGCCACTCATTCCTTGAACAATTCCTCCGGTTTTTTCCAATAGTTTTGGGTCTGTTACTTTAATGACCATTCCTTTTGTTGCTGGAAACTTTTGAGGAATTGTGCTGACAATCTCAATATCAAATTCCTCCACTTTGTCATTGTTCACAACCGTCAATATCTTGGCAGGTCCTTCCTTTACCTGACTGGATAGAGCAATTGGAAGAGGCTTATCCAATATGCCATTTTTCAACTGTTTATTCAACTCTCCAAAAATGCCGAATGGGCTGTTCTTTTGTATATTGCCGACAATTTCCCCGTCAGATGAGAAACGTGCCAGTTTTTCACCAGGGTCGCCATTGCTCCCTTTTTCAATTGAAGTGACAGTAGATCGGACGATCTGTCCATCTTCAACCACAATTGGTTTTTTTGTATCCATATCTGAAATGACATGCCCTAAGGCGCCATATTTTTTCGATTGGGGATGATAAAAAGTCATGGTTCCGATGCCAGCAGCAGAATCACGTATATATAAGCCGAGCTTATAGGTATTTTCACCTTTATCTTTTAAAGGGGTTAATTTTGTTGTAAATTTCCCATTTTCTCTGCTAATCATGATATTAAGAGCTTTTCCGCTTTGTCCCGCAGCCTGAACATATGGTGCAACGTCTGTCATTTTTTCGATTTTATTACCATTTATTTCGGTAATAATATCACCAACTTTGATACCTGCGATTTCACCTGGAGACTTTTTCCCACTAAGGGTATTTACTAAATGGTGGCCCACCACTAATACGCCAACAGTATTTAATTTTACACCAATGGACTGACCGCCTGGAATAACCCTGAAATCCTTTAAAACGTTTACATCGACTTTTTTTATAGGTATTCCAGCAAACTCCAACAGCATTTCGTTTTTACCGTTTTCTAATCCCTTAACCTTAACTGAATGTTGATTTTCCTCAAGTTTTACATTTGATTGATGAGAAACTAATGCGGCTGAAACCGGGGCAGCCTTGTTGAAACTGAAATCCTGTCCTTCAAAAACCGTTATTGTTTTAGGAATATTCAAATATTGATGCATAGGCTGAAAAAAAATAAGGCTGACTAATGAAACAAGGAGAATTCCACCAATAATCTTTCTAATGATCTCTAACCTCAATATTTTCACTCTCCTCGCTTCTTTGACTGCAATTGAAATGGCTACATCTATAATTTTGCCTCCTTGACAAGCATTTATAACTTGGTTCTATATAAAAAAGCTACCCGCACTGGATAGCTTTTCAATTTTTTTTATTTTCTGCTGCTAATTGCAATAATTCCTCTGCATGTTGCTTCGTCAAATCCGTTATTTCTATTCCTGAAATCATCCGGCCGATTTCTTTTATTTTATCTTCAGCATTCAATGGAGCAACTGCTGTTTTAGTTCTTCCGCCTTTAATGATTTTTGAGATAAATAAATGAGTATCAGCCATCGCAGCAACCTGCGGTAAATGGGAAATACACAATACTTGAGAATTGATCGCTACTTTATATATCTTTTCAGCAATAGCCTGCGCAACCCGGCCGCTCACACCGGTATCCACTTCATCAAATATAATAGAAGTAACACCTTGGTGTTTTGAAAAAATACTCTTTAAGGCAAGCATAATTCGTGATAATTCTCCTCCAGATGCAACTTTTGATAAAGGTTTTAGCGGTTCCCCCGGATTGGTCGTCAGATAAAACTCTACACGGTCGGAACCTGTCGGAGTGAACGATTCTAAATCTGACCAAAAACGAATTTCAAAAACCGTTTTTGCCATGTATAATTCCTTTAATTCTTTATGTATTAATTTTGTAAGTTTTTCTGCCCATTTTTGGCGAAGCTCTGATAATTGTTTTGCTTCCAGTGTTAAATCTCTTTTGATCGACGCGAGTTCTTTTTCCAGCTCTCCAATATGCGTTTCTTTGTTTTGAAGTGTTTCTATTTCTTCTTCAATCTTTGCTGCATATTCTAAAATTTCTTCGATCGTACTGCCATATTTTCGTTTGAGCTGGTTAATCTCCGTTAGTCGATCCTCAATTTCATTTAACCGTTGGGGATCATATTCCAAGACATCCAATTCATTTCTTAGCGACCTAGAGGCATCCTCCAATTGATAAAAACAATTGGAAACTGCTTCAAAAACCTCTTTATATGCTGTATCCAGTGATGCTGCATTCTCAAGGTGATCCATCACCATACTGAGCCAGTCCAGCCCCTTTTGTTCTCCGCTAAGTGCGGCATAACCCAATTGAATGGCTTCATAGACCTTTTCAAAATTGGCCAATTTTCGTTTTTCCTCAAATAACTCTGCATCTTCATTAGGCTTTAAATTAGCTTTTTGAATTTCATCTAATTGGA
Above is a genomic segment from Neobacillus endophyticus containing:
- a CDS encoding sigma-54 interaction domain-containing protein; protein product: MQNVMIVGAGKGGTAILKILKESEVLNVYVVIDRNLDAPGMKLAQQEGIKIGTEWYPFLNDNIDIIIEVTGDDRVFQSLRNTKSKKTVLIPGSVAFLFSTLMEEKEELLKKHQNESYFQELIFNATNDGMVVINHHGTIILFNRRAEEMMGVKKDQAIGEFVIDVISESRLPIILETRRIETNQEMVLGNGRKIITTRIPIMEENGELIGAVAVFKDITEVVNLAEEITNLKEIQTMLQAIIHSSDDAISVVDENGRGILINPAYTRITGLTEDRVIGKPATADISEGESMHMKVLQTRRAVRGVPMRVGPNEKEVIVNVAPIIVNGKLKGSVGVIHDMSEMKSLSRELNRARQIIRKLEAKYTFEDIIGTSDEMMLAIEQAKLGAKTPATVLLRGESGTGKELFAHAIHNASDRKYNKFIRVNCAAISESLLESELFGYEEGAFSGAVRGGKRGLFEEANNGSIFLDEIGELSANTQAKLLRVLQENEIIRVGGTKPITINVRIVAATNVNLEKGIAAGTFREDLYYRLNRMPIQIPPLRKRKDEIPALCERLIQKINRDYGRNVEGITSAALIQLMAYNWPGNVRELENILGRAIIFMNYTETFIDVHHLPELNNRKTINEIPVSSITIEETSPLQQTLAEMIEVYEANIIQQTLKRLNGNKTLTAKTLGLSVRNLYYKLDKYEIEKNSTQ
- a CDS encoding DUF2627 domain-containing protein; translation: MIRIIALMILLIPGFMAAWGIKLMRDMTFGILQAPFPNLWIQFLAGLVFFIGGLGFVAGFIFHRDRKRNNVQTKFKKMK
- a CDS encoding glycerophosphodiester phosphodiesterase, which encodes MTQIFAHRGYSAAYAENTMSAFVAAQKAGADGIELDTQLTKDGEIVVIHDEKVDRTTGGNGFVKELTFKEIRKLNANKKGIRKEPIPALEEVLEWLKTNKLVCNIELKNGLFPYEGMEKKVIELIRKYDLANRIIISSFNHYSIVYSYQLAPEIETAPLFIEGIYMPWIYSQSIRAKGIHPKYSGISDSVIKMTMENGIAVRPYTVNRERDMSRLFQVNCTAFITDDPVKALRIRGEYEKGPQM
- the spo0A gene encoding sporulation transcription factor Spo0A, whose product is MKKIKVCIVDDNRELVGLLEDYISSQDDMEVVGIAHNGQECLDLISSVDPDVLVLDIIMPHLDGLAVLERLREMRKGVLPNVIMLTAFGQEDVTKKAVELGASYFILKPFDMENLGSHIRQVSGSSASFSSRKVPAQSYRPQQEAKPKNLDASITSIIHEIGVPAHIKGYLYLREAISMVFNDIELLGSITKVLYPDIAKKYNTTASRVERAIRHAIEVAWSRGNIDSISSLFGYTVSMSKAKPTNSEFIAMVADKLRLEHKAS
- the spoIVB gene encoding SpoIVB peptidase — encoded protein: MRLEIIRKIIGGILLVSLVSLIFFQPMHQYLNIPKTITVFEGQDFSFNKAAPVSAALVSHQSNVKLEENQHSVKVKGLENGKNEMLLEFAGIPIKKVDVNVLKDFRVIPGGQSIGVKLNTVGVLVVGHHLVNTLSGKKSPGEIAGIKVGDIITEINGNKIEKMTDVAPYVQAAGQSGKALNIMISRENGKFTTKLTPLKDKGENTYKLGLYIRDSAAGIGTMTFYHPQSKKYGALGHVISDMDTKKPIVVEDGQIVRSTVTSIEKGSNGDPGEKLARFSSDGEIVGNIQKNSPFGIFGELNKQLKNGILDKPLPIALSSQVKEGPAKILTVVNNDKVEEFDIEIVSTIPQKFPATKGMVIKVTDPKLLEKTGGIVQGMSGSPIIQDGKLVGAVTHVFVNDPTSGYGVHIEWMLDEAGINIYDMPKNKAS
- the recN gene encoding DNA repair protein RecN, producing the protein MLAELSIKNFAIIESLSISFHKGLTVLTGETGAGKSIIIDAIHLLVGGRGSAEFVRHGEEKAEIEGLFQIDDSHHPIFKKANEFGIYIEEGMVVLRRDISRSGKSVCRINGKLVTIATLREIGGALVDIHGQHEHQELMDETRHLPLLDQFGIEEIAVSLSEYQAVYHRFESTKQKLKALSENDQQMAHRLDLILFQLDEIQKANLKPNEDAELFEEKRKLANFEKVYEAIQLGYAALSGEQKGLDWLSMVMDHLENAASLDTAYKEVFEAVSNCFYQLEDASRSLRNELDVLEYDPQRLNEIEDRLTEINQLKRKYGSTIEEILEYAAKIEEEIETLQNKETHIGELEKELASIKRDLTLEAKQLSELRQKWAEKLTKLIHKELKELYMAKTVFEIRFWSDLESFTPTGSDRVEFYLTTNPGEPLKPLSKVASGGELSRIMLALKSIFSKHQGVTSIIFDEVDTGVSGRVAQAIAEKIYKVAINSQVLCISHLPQVAAMADTHLFISKIIKGGRTKTAVAPLNAEDKIKEIGRMISGIEITDLTKQHAEELLQLAAENKKN